A part of Helicobacter fennelliae genomic DNA contains:
- the tsaE gene encoding tRNA (adenosine(37)-N6)-threonylcarbamoyltransferase complex ATPase subunit type 1 TsaE — translation MNKTKMKQADITTNTPHTKQIFADIAHLHEVFEAIKPKQNSIFLLNGEVGSGKTTFVKGFACFININEEVTSPTFSIAHHYGCIHHYDLYNHTLAEVLELGLLEWLSQGGIHFVEWGGEDLWNMLKYFHMKSTYIEIIPADNGRIYKILE, via the coding sequence ATGAATAAAACAAAAATGAAACAAGCAGACATTACCACCAACACGCCACATACAAAGCAAATTTTTGCTGATATAGCGCATTTGCATGAAGTGTTTGAGGCTATCAAGCCAAAGCAAAATAGCATTTTTTTGCTTAATGGAGAAGTTGGCAGTGGCAAAACAACTTTTGTCAAGGGGTTTGCTTGTTTTATAAATATCAATGAGGAAGTAACCTCGCCAACTTTTAGTATTGCGCATCATTATGGCTGTATTCATCATTATGATTTGTATAATCATACACTCGCAGAGGTTTTGGAGCTTGGGCTTTTGGAGTGGCTTAGTCAAGGCGGGATTCACTTTGTAGAGTGGGGCGGAGAGGATTTGTGGAATATGCTTAAATATTTTCATATGAAAAGCACTTATATTGAGATTATTCCAGCAGATAATGGCAGAATTTATAAAATTTTGGAATAA
- the lptB gene encoding LPS export ABC transporter ATP-binding protein, giving the protein MGLHKLEAKHLAKHIKKTKIVNDISLEIQSGEVVGLLGPNGAGKTTTFYMICGLLKPTGGGTFLDSVDLSQFPLHKRSNMGIGYLPQESSIFKDLSVEDNLFLAAEATFKSQKAAQRKIEQMLETFNIEPIRKRKGLSLSGGERRRVEIARALVKEPKFILLDEPFAGVDPIAVIDIQKIIQKLSSMNIGVLITDHNVREMLSVCDRAYVIKSGSLLASGNAEEIYNNTLVKKYYLGENFKV; this is encoded by the coding sequence TTGGGACTTCATAAGCTTGAAGCAAAGCATTTAGCCAAACATATCAAAAAAACAAAAATTGTCAATGATATTTCTTTAGAGATACAAAGTGGAGAAGTAGTTGGGCTTTTGGGTCCAAATGGTGCTGGCAAAACGACGACTTTTTATATGATTTGTGGGCTTTTGAAGCCAACAGGGGGTGGGACGTTTTTAGATTCTGTGGATTTGTCTCAATTTCCTTTGCATAAACGTTCAAATATGGGTATCGGGTATCTTCCGCAAGAGTCAAGCATTTTTAAGGATTTGAGCGTGGAGGATAATCTTTTCTTGGCAGCTGAAGCGACTTTCAAATCTCAAAAAGCAGCACAACGCAAAATCGAGCAAATGCTTGAGACTTTTAATATCGAGCCTATTCGTAAGCGCAAAGGGCTAAGCCTAAGTGGCGGTGAGCGCAGAAGGGTTGAGATCGCGCGCGCGCTAGTTAAGGAGCCGAAGTTTATTTTGCTTGATGAGCCATTTGCTGGCGTTGATCCAATCGCTGTGATTGATATTCAAAAAATTATCCAAAAGCTTAGCTCTATGAATATCGGCGTGCTAATCACTGATCATAATGTGCGCGAAATGCTCTCTGTGTGCGATAGGGCGTATGTGATTAAATCCGGCTCACTTTTGGCAAGCGGAAATGCTGAGGAAATCTACAATAATACACTTGTCAAAAAATATTATTTGGGTGAGAACTTTAAAGTTTAA
- a CDS encoding DNA polymerase III subunit gamma/tau, protein MALALALKYRPKNFEDLVGQEAISQTLSQALDKNRIVHAYLFSGLRGSGKTSSARIFARALECEKGPTSTPCGECGNCKAALEGRNIDIIEMDGASNRGIDNIRDLIEQTKYAPAMGRFKIFIIDEVHMLSREAFNALLKTLEEPPEYVKFILATTDPLKVPVTILSRTQHFRFKKIPQKSIIAHLKKILDKEEVKYEDSALDVLTRAGGGSLRDTLTLTDQAINYCNKFLTTEQITKMLGVVDPKILQDFFLSILHNDEEGVMQNLQIFGDYECEMILDEMLLFLKDAVFAQNPDFPTLLVDRFLRILTQSKTLSKFSADSGFVLLLTSLKMKEALKLKDIDEAIKKIESSLSSEAIKPTSFESQVKNQPVISATNQPAQPTNQPAHLPESNTNLTPSTPQPQTSSKSTLESTQSNMDLDFDTYYPYFVELKRLIFDRSLEVGEAFERSVEFVGFKDNVLYWDSHPNDEDKITLAKSGKVIQEFVQHIFGAQNRTQNSASAQESLESSPKIKIQKVASTQSLQATQQNTQNSNQDKQTPQDFTHQAILQNNNSPLESKESKNADFADFKDTDFKSVDSSSIDSYAPISQNPISQNPQENPTQVENIQENTQENPQTESTRNTAEQPQTKQAAQEKSHIEIFLDDNKELVEQMKRDFGVTKMYVESKNE, encoded by the coding sequence ATGGCATTGGCACTTGCACTCAAATATCGTCCAAAAAATTTCGAAGATCTTGTCGGACAAGAAGCGATTTCTCAAACCCTCTCTCAAGCATTAGATAAAAATCGTATCGTTCATGCGTATTTGTTTAGTGGATTGAGAGGAAGTGGCAAAACAAGCTCTGCGCGCATTTTTGCCCGCGCTTTGGAATGCGAAAAAGGACCGACTTCTACACCTTGTGGGGAATGCGGAAACTGCAAAGCCGCACTTGAGGGAAGAAATATCGACATTATCGAAATGGACGGAGCTTCAAATCGCGGGATTGATAATATTAGAGATTTGATTGAGCAGACCAAATACGCGCCAGCTATGGGACGATTCAAAATCTTTATCATCGATGAGGTGCATATGCTCTCTCGCGAGGCGTTTAACGCGCTTTTAAAGACTTTGGAAGAGCCGCCAGAATATGTGAAATTTATCCTTGCTACAACCGATCCACTCAAAGTGCCTGTAACGATTTTGAGTCGGACACAGCATTTTAGATTCAAAAAGATTCCGCAAAAAAGCATCATTGCTCATCTCAAAAAAATCCTAGACAAAGAAGAAGTCAAATACGAAGATAGTGCGCTTGATGTGCTTACGCGCGCAGGTGGTGGGAGCTTGCGCGATACGCTCACACTTACAGATCAAGCGATTAATTATTGTAATAAATTCCTCACCACCGAGCAAATAACCAAAATGTTAGGGGTTGTTGATCCAAAGATTCTGCAGGATTTCTTTTTGTCTATTTTGCATAATGATGAAGAGGGCGTAATGCAAAATCTACAAATTTTTGGTGATTATGAGTGTGAGATGATTCTTGATGAGATGCTACTTTTTCTCAAAGATGCGGTTTTTGCGCAGAATCCAGACTTTCCGACTTTGCTTGTTGATAGATTTTTAAGAATCCTAACCCAATCCAAAACGCTTTCAAAATTTAGCGCAGATAGCGGATTTGTGCTTTTGCTAACAAGTCTCAAGATGAAAGAAGCCTTAAAGCTTAAAGACATTGATGAGGCAATAAAAAAAATAGAATCTAGCCTATCAAGCGAGGCTATAAAGCCTACGTCTTTTGAATCTCAAGTAAAGAATCAGCCTGTAATTTCAGCTACAAACCAGCCCGCACAGCCCACAAACCAGCCCGCGCATTTGCCTGAATCAAACACAAACTTAACACCCTCTACACCACAGCCCCAAACATCATCAAAATCCACACTAGAATCTACTCAAAGCAATATGGATTTAGATTTTGATACATATTATCCGTATTTTGTGGAGCTTAAGCGACTTATTTTTGATCGATCATTAGAAGTTGGCGAAGCGTTTGAGCGGAGTGTGGAGTTTGTAGGATTTAAAGATAATGTGCTGTATTGGGATTCTCACCCAAATGATGAGGATAAAATCACGCTTGCAAAATCTGGAAAAGTCATTCAAGAATTTGTGCAGCACATCTTTGGCGCGCAAAATAGAACACAAAATAGCGCGAGCGCACAAGAAAGCTTAGAATCTAGTCCAAAAATTAAGATCCAAAAAGTAGCCTCTACGCAAAGCTTGCAAGCCACACAACAAAACACACAAAATTCCAACCAAGATAAGCAAACACCACAAGACTTCACACATCAAGCGATACTACAAAACAACAACTCTCCCTTAGAATCTAAAGAATCCAAGAATGCGGATTTCGCGGATTTCAAGGATACGGATTTCAAAAGTGTAGATTCTAGTAGTATAGATTCTTATGCGCCAATTTCTCAAAATCCAATCTCGCAAAACCCACAAGAAAACCCCACACAAGTAGAAAATATACAAGAAAACACACAAGAAAATCCACAAACAGAAAGCACGCGCAATACAGCAGAGCAACCCCAAACAAAGCAAGCAGCACAAGAAAAATCTCATATAGAAATATTTTTAGATGATAATAAAGAGCTTGTAGAGCAGATGAAAAGAGATTTTGGGGTAACAAAAATGTATGTCGAGTCCAAAAATGAATAA
- a CDS encoding endonuclease MutS2, with amino-acid sequence MMLDSAPSSHQTLLKLLDLEEWIEKFYTFFARKKDFLIQGNYLAHKKIIDELEVIQIPPMPKIPHLDTQILHLKKFGTLHKEDIYYFLQIVGYFHRLKKHQHIISQPTLHQMLEKILIPESLLSLIDIFDDDKNFKEGIYKELDNLNRAISHTTKQIQSELANLLSLSGLQEFLVDKQIHLINNTQTLLLKAGYTRVIKGSVLMRSQSGFFYLLPQNIQNLYQKQKDLEDEHSSQMYKICAELSEILRKHILFLQFINKEFDYFDSLQARVAFAKQFDLEFVLPTKNTQNIILHGFSHPILERPKPIYIDFTQQLLLITGVNAGGKTMLLKSILSSVFLAKYLLPMKINPHKSQIPHFKHIRAIINDPQSTKNDISTFAGRMLEFSQILGVKDLLLGVDEIELGTDADEAASLYKALLESLLNNNAKVIITTHHKRLASLMASDSRVQMSAAIYDVQQAKPTFEFMHGSIGKSYAFETAKRYGIPKSIIARAMEHYGEDKERLNHLIERSAQLEIQLKNKHKELEETIKQYERKKLEYAHLGQELKAKYQQKSHHLEQTYQDALSSLKTQAKTINQIHRNMNNANKILSTLKSSESFAPKEQTKELGIGDMVKYNVQRGVIVSVNAHNCLVELDSGMRLKVNKNVLQLCNGNHSGLDRFDNSGLDNRKLDNGGLDNELHSKNKASLESSKLIKDSKDSIWRKSKKFGGGAIIDSHIDSIVDSRGDSRGGSSGRFMAHITYPKVKNAHVSLDLHGLRAEEALERLDKFLSDCLMAGFDEVLICHGIGTGRLSKVVSDFLKSHPKVIHFDDAPINMGGMGAKIVRL; translated from the coding sequence ATGATGTTAGATTCTGCCCCATCATCTCATCAAACCCTGTTAAAGCTTTTGGATTTGGAGGAATGGATTGAGAAGTTTTATACTTTTTTTGCGCGCAAAAAGGACTTTTTGATTCAGGGGAATTATCTCGCACACAAAAAAATCATCGATGAGCTTGAAGTAATCCAGATTCCGCCAATGCCAAAAATACCACATCTTGACACACAGATTCTGCATCTCAAAAAATTTGGCACACTTCACAAAGAGGATATTTATTATTTTTTGCAAATTGTTGGGTATTTTCACCGACTCAAAAAACACCAGCACATTATTTCTCAACCGACACTTCACCAAATGCTAGAAAAAATCCTCATTCCAGAATCCTTGCTAAGTCTTATTGATATTTTTGATGATGACAAAAACTTCAAAGAGGGCATATACAAAGAGCTTGATAATCTTAATCGCGCAATTTCTCACACTACAAAGCAAATCCAAAGCGAGCTTGCCAATCTTTTGAGCTTGTCAGGATTGCAGGAATTTTTGGTCGATAAGCAAATCCACCTGATAAACAACACCCAAACGCTTTTGCTTAAAGCCGGCTATACGCGCGTAATTAAAGGTTCTGTGCTTATGCGATCACAAAGTGGATTTTTTTATCTCCTTCCGCAAAATATCCAAAACCTCTACCAAAAGCAAAAAGACTTAGAAGATGAGCACTCAAGCCAAATGTATAAAATCTGCGCAGAGTTAAGCGAGATTTTGCGTAAGCATATATTGTTTTTGCAATTTATCAATAAAGAATTTGATTATTTTGACTCATTGCAGGCGAGGGTGGCGTTTGCAAAGCAGTTTGATTTAGAATTTGTATTGCCTACCAAAAACACACAAAACATCATTTTGCATGGATTCTCACACCCCATTTTGGAGCGTCCAAAGCCAATTTATATTGACTTCACACAGCAGCTTTTGCTTATCACCGGCGTGAATGCAGGCGGTAAAACTATGCTTTTAAAATCGATTTTATCAAGTGTGTTTTTGGCAAAATATCTCCTACCGATGAAAATCAATCCCCACAAAAGCCAGATTCCGCATTTTAAGCATATCAGAGCCATTATCAATGATCCGCAAAGCACCAAAAACGACATAAGCACTTTTGCAGGCAGAATGCTAGAATTTAGCCAGATTCTCGGGGTTAAAGATTTATTGCTAGGGGTTGATGAGATTGAGCTTGGCACTGATGCAGATGAAGCAGCAAGCTTGTATAAGGCACTTTTGGAGAGTTTATTAAACAACAATGCCAAAGTCATCATCACAACCCACCACAAAAGGCTAGCCTCACTTATGGCAAGCGATTCTAGAGTGCAGATGAGCGCGGCGATTTATGATGTCCAACAAGCCAAGCCGACTTTTGAATTTATGCATGGAAGCATAGGCAAAAGCTATGCGTTTGAAACAGCGAAACGATATGGGATTCCAAAATCTATCATTGCGCGTGCAATGGAGCATTATGGCGAGGACAAAGAGCGACTCAATCACCTTATAGAGCGATCCGCACAGCTAGAAATACAGCTCAAAAACAAGCACAAAGAGCTTGAAGAGACAATCAAGCAATACGAGCGCAAAAAGCTTGAATACGCGCATTTGGGGCAGGAGCTAAAAGCAAAATACCAGCAAAAATCACATCATTTAGAGCAAACATATCAAGACGCGCTCTCCTCACTCAAAACGCAGGCAAAAACAATCAATCAAATACATCGCAATATGAATAATGCAAATAAGATTCTCTCGACGCTAAAATCTTCAGAATCTTTTGCCCCAAAAGAGCAGACAAAAGAGCTAGGGATAGGCGATATGGTCAAATACAACGTGCAAAGAGGCGTGATTGTGAGTGTGAATGCGCATAATTGTTTAGTGGAGCTAGATTCTGGAATGCGGCTCAAAGTCAATAAAAATGTATTGCAACTTTGCAATGGGAATCATAGCGGGCTTGATAGATTTGATAATAGCGGGCTTGATAATAGAAAGCTTGATAATGGCGGGCTTGATAATGAGTTACATAGCAAAAACAAAGCAAGCTTAGAATCTAGCAAATTGATTAAAGATTCCAAAGATTCTATATGGCGAAAATCAAAGAAGTTTGGCGGGGGAGCTATTATAGATTCTCACATAGATTCTATTGTGGATTCTCGTGGGGATTCTCGCGGGGGCAGTAGCGGGCGATTTATGGCGCACATAACTTACCCAAAAGTCAAAAATGCTCATGTGAGTTTGGATTTGCATGGATTGCGCGCAGAGGAGGCATTAGAGAGGCTTGATAAGTTTTTGTCTGATTGTCTTATGGCGGGGTTTGATGAGGTGCTGATTTGCCATGGGATCGGCACAGGCAGGCTTTCTAAAGTCGTGAGTGATTTTCTCAAATCACACCCAAAAGTCATACATTTTGATGACGCGCCGATAAATATGGGCGGTATGGGCGCAAAAATCGTGCGATTGTGA
- a CDS encoding RNA polymerase factor sigma-54, translated as MGAGGRLRQNVKGKLSTTLKSWLPILQGDLFEVEDILKQYVNENPLLNIKLPMQNNFSSSFGRFNSSKNSISDKIEQLTLDSESLYQNLERQITPPLFPTQLSQEIALDIIQGIDTDGYFKEDCKECAECINVSYEEYEKIRQRFCFLEPRGVGAKDITESFSFQLSAIENIDDEVYDLCEQIIQNFHNHLQFRKHKHYQKAMKIIKNFKNPPALEFEVEEIFKIPDILIAEEEGNLIVHTNDEYYPIIEIESMELCNEGKDTENYIKSKTKEARDLVDALEMRKATIKKVGLMIIDYQYDFFRGGEIKPMKLKDIAQELGYAPSTISRAISNKYLECQRGIFSLKSFFTTAIEGDVSNASLKDFLSEIIKNESHKKPLSDLKIQKMIEEKFELKIVRRTITKYRKQLNIASSSERKKLYEIHG; from the coding sequence ATGGGCGCAGGCGGGCGATTGCGGCAAAATGTCAAAGGCAAGCTCTCAACCACGCTTAAAAGCTGGCTTCCGATTCTGCAAGGAGATTTGTTTGAGGTTGAGGATATTCTTAAGCAATATGTCAATGAGAATCCGCTTTTAAATATCAAGCTTCCTATGCAAAATAACTTCAGCTCAAGCTTTGGTAGATTTAACTCTTCAAAAAACTCTATCAGCGATAAAATCGAGCAACTCACATTAGATTCTGAGAGTTTATATCAGAATCTAGAGCGACAAATCACCCCACCACTTTTTCCTACACAGCTAAGCCAAGAAATCGCGCTTGATATTATTCAAGGCATTGATACAGATGGCTATTTTAAGGAGGATTGCAAAGAGTGCGCAGAGTGCATAAATGTAAGCTATGAAGAATACGAAAAAATCCGACAGAGATTTTGCTTCCTAGAGCCAAGAGGCGTTGGCGCAAAAGACATCACAGAATCTTTTTCTTTTCAGCTTAGTGCGATTGAAAACATAGATGATGAAGTGTATGATTTGTGCGAGCAAATTATCCAAAATTTTCACAATCATTTACAATTTAGAAAGCATAAGCATTACCAAAAAGCGATGAAAATCATCAAAAATTTCAAAAACCCGCCCGCGCTTGAATTTGAAGTAGAAGAGATTTTTAAGATTCCAGATATTTTGATTGCAGAAGAGGAGGGGAATCTCATCGTGCACACAAATGATGAGTATTACCCAATCATTGAGATAGAATCTATGGAGCTTTGTAATGAGGGTAAAGACACAGAAAACTACATCAAGTCAAAAACCAAAGAAGCGCGCGATCTTGTCGATGCGCTTGAAATGCGTAAAGCCACGATAAAAAAGGTCGGGCTTATGATTATTGATTATCAATATGATTTTTTTCGTGGAGGAGAGATAAAGCCTATGAAGCTCAAAGACATCGCCCAAGAGCTAGGATATGCCCCAAGCACCATTTCGCGCGCGATCTCAAACAAATACCTTGAATGCCAAAGAGGGATTTTTTCGCTTAAGAGCTTTTTTACAACCGCGATTGAAGGCGATGTCAGTAATGCGTCTTTGAAGGATTTTTTAAGTGAAATCATCAAAAACGAAAGCCACAAAAAACCCCTAAGCGATCTCAAAATCCAAAAAATGATCGAAGAAAAATTTGAGCTCAAAATCGTGCGCCGCACAATCACCAAATACCGCAAACAGCTTAATATCGCAAGCTCAAGCGAGCGCAAAAAACTTTATGAAATACATGGCTAA
- the prmC gene encoding peptide chain release factor N(5)-glutamine methyltransferase, translating into MPSKTNTAHILNIKQAIDCGSLMLKDHGIERYRLEAEILLGFVLCQSRVWLHTHFDTPLTSKCQALFFELIEQRLSQIPIEYLTKSASFFEYEFFVDFGVLIPRPESEILVKKVIELVQTHHLTQIAEIGVGSAALSISIAKACPNLHIIATDISQEALHIAKHNITNFHFEDQITLKSTSLLDDITQDFELVFSNPPYISLAYPLQPNVLFEPHCALFGGECGSEILEDIIALCARKKIAFLACEMGYDQKERLNSVLLDSGYKAEFYRDLAQNDRGFVARYNL; encoded by the coding sequence ATGCCCTCAAAGACTAATACAGCGCACATTTTAAACATCAAGCAAGCCATTGATTGTGGAAGTTTGATGTTAAAAGATCATGGCATTGAGCGATATAGACTTGAGGCTGAGATTTTGCTTGGATTTGTGCTTTGCCAATCTCGTGTATGGCTACACACGCATTTTGATACCCCTCTTACTTCCAAATGTCAAGCTTTATTTTTTGAGCTTATAGAGCAGCGATTAAGTCAGATTCCTATCGAATACCTTACAAAAAGCGCAAGCTTTTTTGAATATGAATTTTTTGTAGATTTTGGGGTGCTAATCCCGCGCCCAGAAAGTGAGATTCTAGTTAAAAAAGTCATTGAGTTAGTCCAGACACATCACCTAACCCAAATCGCAGAAATAGGCGTAGGAAGCGCAGCACTTTCAATTAGTATCGCCAAAGCCTGCCCCAATCTCCACATCATCGCCACAGATATAAGCCAAGAAGCCTTACATATCGCCAAGCATAACATCACAAACTTTCATTTTGAAGATCAAATCACCCTCAAATCCACCTCATTGCTTGATGATATTACGCAAGATTTTGAGCTTGTGTTTTCTAATCCACCCTACATTAGCCTTGCGTATCCACTTCAGCCAAATGTGTTATTTGAGCCACATTGCGCACTTTTTGGTGGAGAGTGTGGAAGTGAAATCCTAGAAGACATCATCGCTTTATGCGCGCGCAAAAAGATAGCATTTCTTGCTTGCGAAATGGGCTACGACCAAAAAGAACGGCTTAATTCTGTGCTTTTAGATTCTGGATACAAGGCGGAGTTTTATAGGGATTTAGCGCAAAATGACAGGGGATTTGTAGCAAGATATAATCTCTAA
- a CDS encoding M48 family metallopeptidase codes for MTMFFVALYLLIFTFPSILIDWLQIRHIRIYSQKTAVILPPKDYITSAKYSLSTLRLSIIHSLFDAVIFACWVLFGFYILQEYFGFYPAHLESIAFVLSFVAVNSVLSLPLKAYQQLVLDKRFGFSTITPKLFVLDTLKGFVLMLFFGFVILWILVSVMSYTHWWLAGFGFVFMVLILLNMFYPTLIAPIFNTFTPLNDENLKTKIQDLMQKAGFHAKGVFVMDASRRDGRLNAYFGGLGSSKRVVLFDTLLEKVSTEGLLAILGHELGHFKHKDILVNLSIMGVLLFVLFFIAGHLPESIFSLLRIEKNDATTLIVLLLIAPIVSFWVMPIIGYFSRKAEYRADSYGASLTNPHCLKEALIRLVNENKTFPYAHKIYIFFHYTHPPLLDRLYALKD; via the coding sequence ATGACGATGTTTTTTGTTGCTTTGTATCTTTTGATATTTACATTTCCGAGTATATTAATTGACTGGCTACAAATACGACATATCAGAATCTACTCCCAAAAAACCGCTGTTATTTTGCCACCAAAAGATTATATCACTTCAGCCAAATATTCACTCTCAACACTACGACTCTCTATCATTCATAGTCTTTTTGACGCGGTTATTTTTGCGTGCTGGGTGCTGTTTGGGTTTTATATTTTGCAAGAATATTTTGGATTCTATCCTGCGCATTTAGAATCCATAGCGTTTGTGTTGAGCTTTGTTGCGGTGAATTCAGTGCTTTCGCTTCCGCTTAAAGCATATCAGCAGCTTGTTTTGGATAAAAGATTTGGGTTTTCAACCATAACTCCAAAGCTTTTTGTCCTTGATACGCTCAAAGGCTTTGTGCTAATGTTATTTTTTGGGTTTGTTATTTTGTGGATACTTGTAAGTGTGATGTCTTATACGCATTGGTGGTTGGCTGGATTTGGCTTTGTGTTTATGGTATTGATACTTTTAAATATGTTTTATCCAACGCTTATCGCCCCGATATTTAATACCTTCACTCCACTTAATGATGAGAATCTCAAAACCAAAATCCAAGACCTTATGCAAAAAGCAGGCTTTCATGCAAAAGGCGTATTTGTGATGGACGCAAGCAGGCGAGATGGGCGACTTAATGCGTATTTTGGAGGGCTTGGAAGCTCAAAGCGCGTTGTTTTGTTTGATACACTTTTAGAAAAAGTCAGCACAGAAGGACTGCTTGCTATTTTGGGACATGAGTTGGGGCATTTTAAGCATAAAGATATTTTGGTTAATCTCAGTATTATGGGCGTGTTATTATTTGTGCTATTTTTTATCGCCGGGCATTTACCAGAATCTATTTTTTCGCTTTTGCGTATAGAAAAAAATGACGCGACAACTTTGATTGTGCTTTTGCTTATTGCGCCTATTGTGTCGTTTTGGGTTATGCCAATCATCGGCTACTTTAGTCGCAAAGCTGAATACAGGGCGGATTCTTATGGCGCATCTTTGACAAACCCACACTGCCTCAAAGAAGCACTTATCCGCTTAGTCAATGAAAACAAAACCTTTCCATACGCTCATAAAATCTACATTTTTTTCCATTACACACACCCGCCATTACTTGATCGACTCTATGCCCTCAAAGACTAA